The genomic window AAAATGTTTTTACTATAATCGTGGGAAAGAATGGAAGCGGAAAAAGTCGCTTACTAAATGACATAATAAGCAATTTCATTCCCTCTCATCTTGCCAAAAAAATATCCACGGCAAAAGACGGTTTCTTAATGCGTTCATCTGAGCCAACTAAAGTTCTAGCTGTATCAACTAGCCCCTACGATAAATTTCCACTGACACGATCACTGTTCGGATTAAAATTTCCCGAAGGCAATTATTCTTACATCGGAATAAGAGAGATTCGTTCATCAGATTTTTCTTTAGGTTTTATTTCTAAAATTATTAAGGAACTTTTGCATGTAAGATTAAGTAATCCTGAGCAGTTTCATAAAATTATAGACGTATTAGGTTACTTAGGTTATAATGGGGAGCTACAAGTTAAATTTGAAACTGTTATATCATCTGCACAAATCCGGCGTTTTTTAGAAAGTCGTAAGACTGAAGATGACTTTAGACATATCTTTTTCAAAAATAATACAGCACGTATAAATACAGGTTTCTTTGAAACAGGTGAAAAACTTGACTTCGTAAAACTAGAATATTTACAGAAAATATTTATGAGTTACGAATTTTCCAAATATATGCGATCTCCAACAGTTACGATTAATGCTGATTCTATTGAATTACAAATGGATTTAGAGGACTTATTATTTATTCTTGAAGCCGGTCTACTGCGACTGAAAGATGTATATATAAGGAAAATTGAAAACAATAGAATTTATCCTATTAATGAAGCCAGTTCAGGAGAGCAATGTATATTCAATACTTTTATAGGGATTGCCTGCAAAATTGCTGACAATAGCTTAATTGTCATTGATGAACCTGAAATTTCTTTGCATCCCGCTTGGCAAGAACGATATATAACACTTCTAATGGATACTTTCCAACATTATAAAGGTTGTCATTTTATCATTGCGACGCACTCTCCACAATTGGTATCTAAATTATCCAATGAGAACTGTTATGTTTTGAAGATGGATGATGGTGAGTTGATGGATGGAGAGTTAATAGCAAACAATTCAGCAGATTTTCAGCTCGCAAATGTTTTTAATACCCCTGGCTTTAAAAACGAGTATTTAGGTAGGATAGCTTTTTCTATTATTTCTAAAGTGGGAAAAACTAATAAGTTTGACAGTGAAGATCTAGAGAATTTCACAATTATCCAATCTCAGATCAAGAATATGCAGCATAACGATCCCATCAGAAAATTATTTGATTTAATTAAAGACTTAAAAAGAAATGCCTGATATCAATCAACCAGTAGTTTATACTCCAGCAATCAAAAAACGTATTTTAGGTTTTCTTAGTAAGTCTGATTTAAAAAGTTCAGATTGGTCTGATGATGATATAAAAGATATCCGGAAGTTCATTCGTGATTATTATAGAAATATAACAAGAAAATGTTTTTATTGCAGAAAGGAGATTTCGCTTCGATCTGTAGATAACTGTCATGTAGAGCATATAATCCCCAAAAGTGAACAAATACAATTTATGTTTGAACCAAGAAATCTTTGTGTTGTATGTAGTGATTGTAACATTATAAAAAGCAAAAAAGAAGTTTCCGGCCAAATTGAAACAGTTACAAAAAATGGAAAGCTCTATACAATGTATCCTAGATCATCAAATGCATTTATAGTTGTTCATCCACATTTTGATAATTATGATGATCATATTCATCACTGTGGTGATATTTATATCTCAAAGTCGAAAAAAGGATCATACACAATCCATATTTGTGAACTTAACAGAAAAGTACATGAATATGGAATGGA from Chryseobacterium wanjuense includes these protein-coding regions:
- a CDS encoding AAA family ATPase, with amino-acid sequence MIISYTKRSKTYQFCKPSADYKNVFTIIVGKNGSGKSRLLNDIISNFIPSHLAKKISTAKDGFLMRSSEPTKVLAVSTSPYDKFPLTRSLFGLKFPEGNYSYIGIREIRSSDFSLGFISKIIKELLHVRLSNPEQFHKIIDVLGYLGYNGELQVKFETVISSAQIRRFLESRKTEDDFRHIFFKNNTARINTGFFETGEKLDFVKLEYLQKIFMSYEFSKYMRSPTVTINADSIELQMDLEDLLFILEAGLLRLKDVYIRKIENNRIYPINEASSGEQCIFNTFIGIACKIADNSLIVIDEPEISLHPAWQERYITLLMDTFQHYKGCHFIIATHSPQLVSKLSNENCYVLKMDDGELMDGELIANNSADFQLANVFNTPGFKNEYLGRIAFSIISKVGKTNKFDSEDLENFTIIQSQIKNMQHNDPIRKLFDLIKDLKRNA
- a CDS encoding HNH endonuclease; translation: MPDINQPVVYTPAIKKRILGFLSKSDLKSSDWSDDDIKDIRKFIRDYYRNITRKCFYCRKEISLRSVDNCHVEHIIPKSEQIQFMFEPRNLCVVCSDCNIIKSKKEVSGQIETVTKNGKLYTMYPRSSNAFIVVHPHFDNYDDHIHHCGDIYISKSKKGSYTIHICELNRKVHEYGMDSNPLTQSELFDIFHDIMNSDDVVQQSKYMNKLREHFIKAG